The genomic window ACAAATATTTTAATGACCAAAATCCTAATCCTGCAAAAGACAAAATTTTTCTAAACAATACTGTGTTGATGATGAGTGATGGGGAGTTCGACCAGTTTACTGAGGAACTGCGCCAACTTATTTCAAAGTACTACAACTATGAATCAACTGAAGGAAGAAAAGCCAGAGATATTTCAATTATTTCGGCACCTGTGGAGAAAGATTAATAGGGGGGAACATGATGAATACCTTATTTCAAAAAAACCAGATCAAACCTAAAAAGAAAAGAGGGAAAAAAATTATGATGTTCTTTGGAATGATAGTTGCAGTTATTGCGGCTTTTATGTTAATTGGTGGGACGTTACATGCGACATATTTCAAAGGTAAGTTCGATCAAATAAAGCCGAATGGTCAGCTTGTTGACGTTAATGACGGGCAAATGCATGTTTATTCAATGGGAAGTGGTGAGAAAACAATTGTATTACTTCCTGGTATGGGGGTGGGACTTCCCTCTGCTGATTTTGCGCCGCTCATGCGTAAACTTAGTGAAAAATATACAGCTGTTAGCATTGAGTATTTTGGTGTAGGCTTCAGTAGTGAAACATCAAGACCACGTACTAGTGAAAATTATGTTGAAGAAATAAGAACGGCACTTAACAAGGCTGGCTTTAAAGCACCGTATGTTCTAATGCCGCACTCCATATCAAGTGTGTATAGTGAATATTATGCTTCAAAATACCCCGAAGAGATAGAAGCCATAATTTCTCTTGATGGCACTTCTACTGCGTTTTATGGAGGAGAAATGCCCACTTTTGTTAAATCTATACTTAAAGTTGCTAAATTTCAACAAACTACAGGCACTCTTTCGATCCTAGCGCCTTTAACGACAAACAAAGAGAAATTGCTATCCTATGGTTATACAGAAAA from Bacillus sp. HMF5848 includes these protein-coding regions:
- a CDS encoding alpha/beta fold hydrolase; protein product: MMNTLFQKNQIKPKKKRGKKIMMFFGMIVAVIAAFMLIGGTLHATYFKGKFDQIKPNGQLVDVNDGQMHVYSMGSGEKTIVLLPGMGVGLPSADFAPLMRKLSEKYTAVSIEYFGVGFSSETSRPRTSENYVEEIRTALNKAGFKAPYVLMPHSISSVYSEYYASKYPEEIEAIISLDGTSTAFYGGEMPTFVKSILKVAKFQQTTGTLSILAPLTTNKEKLLSYGYTEKEIKDMITIAGFSMNDTVLEQMASTPNFIKETMNVPFPESVPYFKVISKKTYETPNKQFKMTPQEYQYQHLERIGQHAKYEILEGTHFIYANNVDRIAEITDDVLLSANQ